A region of archaeon BMS3Bbin15 DNA encodes the following proteins:
- the rpsH gene encoding 30S ribosomal protein S8, which translates to MQIDPLADALSNLKNNEYTGNMNCIIRPSSKVIGNVFKVIQEQNYIGEFEYIDDGKAGIFRVQLNGKINDCGIIRPRYPVGALEFEKFEKRFLPAKNFGILIVSTTEGIMSHTKAKELGIGGRLLAYVY; encoded by the coding sequence ATGCAGATAGATCCACTGGCAGATGCGTTATCCAACCTGAAAAATAATGAGTATACAGGCAACATGAACTGTATTATCAGACCTTCTTCAAAAGTTATTGGTAATGTGTTTAAAGTAATACAGGAGCAGAACTATATAGGTGAATTTGAGTATATCGATGATGGAAAAGCAGGAATTTTCAGAGTCCAGCTCAATGGAAAGATAAATGATTGTGGAATTATAAGACCGAGATATCCTGTTGGAGCTCTTGAGTTTGAGAAGTTTGAAAAACGTTTTCTTCCAGCAAAGAATTTCGGAATACTTATAGTTTCGACCACCGAGGGTATAATGTCCCATACGAAAGCAAAAGAACTGGGTATCGGTGGCAGGCTTCTGGCCTATGTTTACTGA